A genomic stretch from Marinifilum sp. JC120 includes:
- a CDS encoding threonine ammonia-lyase, translating to MEQNSFNITRREFFKLASVGSAVLTASILPWQAFAAPKGNSLNTTVVSMDEIKLAAERLSGNIRRTPVVAGGQLSQYTGVDLHLKLESMQYTGAFKERGALNKMSSMTKGEKARGVIAASTGNHAQGVAYHATRLSLPSTIVMPHGTPNMKVTHTKLLGANVVIHGSTFDDALAFALNKASKDGLTFIHPFEDPLVICGQGTVGLEIMEVLPDLDVLVVPVGGGGLISGCATAAKAIKPTLKIYGVEAKGYSAMRQRLHGQPIVTGGETIAEGIAVHNVGDRTYSIINELVDDVLVVEEGSIEKAISLLFEDRKIVSEGAGAVGVAACIEHGKIFEGKKVATPITGGNIDSRMFATLLNRNLARGGKLVNLRVTSSGQGEVYPEIANLLAKNDALVVNLTYDQIFHATSAKSPSYNLVLETRDMRHAEQLVKDFRASGFKAELIK from the coding sequence ATGGAACAAAATTCTTTCAACATTACTCGTCGTGAGTTTTTCAAGCTGGCATCTGTGGGGAGCGCCGTTCTGACGGCATCAATTCTTCCATGGCAGGCTTTTGCGGCCCCGAAAGGCAATAGTCTCAACACTACAGTTGTGTCCATGGACGAAATTAAATTAGCTGCCGAACGGTTGAGCGGGAATATTCGTAGAACTCCAGTTGTTGCAGGAGGCCAACTTTCCCAATACACCGGGGTCGACCTCCATCTTAAGTTGGAGAGCATGCAATACACCGGGGCATTCAAGGAACGCGGTGCCTTGAACAAAATGTCCTCAATGACCAAGGGCGAAAAAGCCCGAGGTGTCATTGCCGCTAGCACGGGCAACCATGCGCAGGGAGTTGCCTACCATGCAACTCGTCTTAGTCTTCCCTCTACAATTGTTATGCCTCACGGTACTCCTAATATGAAAGTGACGCATACAAAACTCCTTGGAGCAAACGTCGTCATTCACGGGAGTACCTTTGACGATGCTCTGGCCTTTGCCCTGAACAAAGCTTCAAAGGACGGTCTTACTTTTATTCATCCTTTTGAAGACCCATTGGTTATATGCGGTCAAGGCACTGTCGGTCTGGAAATAATGGAAGTACTCCCGGACCTTGATGTGCTTGTTGTTCCCGTGGGTGGTGGCGGTCTCATTTCCGGCTGCGCCACAGCGGCGAAAGCGATTAAGCCTACCTTGAAAATTTATGGAGTGGAGGCCAAAGGTTATTCCGCTATGCGGCAGCGCTTGCACGGGCAGCCTATAGTAACTGGAGGCGAGACCATTGCCGAGGGGATTGCCGTGCACAACGTCGGCGACAGGACTTACTCCATAATCAATGAACTCGTTGATGATGTGCTTGTAGTCGAAGAGGGGAGCATTGAAAAAGCGATTTCGCTGCTCTTCGAGGACCGTAAAATAGTGTCCGAAGGGGCGGGGGCTGTAGGTGTGGCTGCATGCATAGAACACGGCAAGATTTTTGAAGGTAAAAAGGTCGCGACTCCTATTACCGGAGGCAACATCGATTCCCGAATGTTTGCCACACTGCTCAACAGGAATCTTGCTCGTGGGGGGAAACTCGTCAATCTGCGTGTAACCTCTTCTGGGCAAGGGGAAGTCTATCCGGAGATTGCCAATTTGCTGGCAAAAAACGATGCCTTGGTCGTCAATCTAACATATGATCAAATATTTCATGCGACCTCGGCAAAATCACCTTCCTATAATCTCGTTTTGGAAACGCGAGACATGAGGCACGCCGAACAATTGGTGAAAGATTTTCGCGCCAGTGGATTCAAGGCGGAATTGATCAAGTAA
- a CDS encoding prolipoprotein diacylglyceryl transferase, translating into MIVLPEFDATAFRIGPLKANWYGLMYMIGFAIAWTLGRYRASKKTNSWTGQQVDDLITWLVVGLVVGARVGYCLIYEPAYFLAHPLDILAVWKGGMSFHGGAAGVAIVAWRFAKSTNRTTLDVGDFLTPLAPLGLLCGRIGNFINGELWGRVTDVPWGMVFPSQRAGNLPRHPSQLYEGALEGLLLFLILWVWSAKPRQRGTTTGMFLMGYGFFRAFVEFFRQPDPQLGFIAFGWLTMGQLLCVPMILAGLALFLWGLKKGPIPPAADVS; encoded by the coding sequence ATGATTGTATTGCCGGAATTTGATGCTACAGCTTTCAGAATAGGACCTCTTAAGGCCAATTGGTATGGTCTGATGTATATGATCGGTTTTGCCATAGCGTGGACTCTGGGGCGTTACAGAGCTTCTAAAAAGACCAATAGCTGGACCGGGCAGCAAGTGGATGATCTGATTACCTGGCTGGTGGTTGGTCTGGTTGTCGGCGCCCGTGTGGGATACTGCCTCATTTATGAACCTGCATATTTCTTGGCCCATCCGCTGGATATTTTAGCGGTCTGGAAGGGAGGAATGTCCTTCCACGGCGGTGCCGCAGGTGTGGCTATTGTGGCGTGGAGATTTGCAAAATCCACTAACAGAACTACTCTTGATGTGGGTGATTTCCTGACTCCGCTGGCCCCGCTGGGATTGCTTTGCGGGCGTATTGGCAATTTTATCAACGGTGAGCTTTGGGGCCGGGTGACCGATGTTCCTTGGGGTATGGTCTTTCCCAGCCAGCGGGCCGGAAACCTGCCGAGGCATCCTTCACAATTATATGAAGGAGCACTTGAAGGGCTGCTGCTTTTTCTGATCCTTTGGGTCTGGTCCGCCAAACCTCGCCAAAGAGGAACCACTACAGGAATGTTCCTCATGGGCTACGGCTTCTTCCGGGCTTTTGTTGAGTTTTTTCGTCAGCCCGACCCCCAGCTTGGATTTATCGCCTTCGGCTGGTTGACCATGGGGCAGTTGCTTTGTGTGCCCATGATTCTTGCCGGACTCGCTCTTTTTCTTTGGGGATTAAAAAAAGGACCGATTCCTCCTGCTGCTGACGTAAGCTGA